In the Plectropomus leopardus isolate mb chromosome 5, YSFRI_Pleo_2.0, whole genome shotgun sequence genome, one interval contains:
- the grk7b gene encoding rhodopsin kinase grk7-b, giving the protein MDDLPGLDNLVANTAYLRAQHIDHDKLRKQRHSLMLPKPRMSSTLVAAVGRNYESLCEQQPIGKKLFQQFLLASNPQYKVTAEFLEELNDWSFAEDKAREKAMQSLVSKFCKPESKSFLSYLTAEAADRCNDLSNKNCDEEILDQIREATRDFLRGKPFSEYLNSPFFYRFMQWKEYEKQRVTDKYFYEFRTLGKGGFGEVCAVQVKHTGKMYACKKLDKRRLKKKGSERLALQEKEILEKVNSLFIVNLAYAYDSKSHLCLVMDLMNGGDLRFHIYELGVRGIRLERVVYYMAQITTGLLHLHSMDILYRDMKPENVLLDAKGQCRLSDLGLAVELPNGKTICQRAGTTGYMAPEILKQEYYRTSVDWWALGCSLYEMVAARLPFKDFREKVQNEEVTRRTLEDECKFEHKNFDAPTKDIISRLLKKKVTNRLGSRGEDPRNHHFFKSINFLRLEAGLLEPPWVPKSDVVYAKDMGKFRDSSEIEDIKFEAKDEKFFKQFSTGAVSIQWQKEMIDSGVFDELSNPKMNSLGCETVWKSRMCIIV; this is encoded by the exons ATGGATGACCTGCCGGGTTTGGACAACCTGGTGGCCAACACTGCTTACCTGAGGGCTCAGCACATAGATCATGATAAACTGAGGAAACAGAGGCACTCCCTGATGCTGCCCAAGCCAAGGATGTCCTCTACTCTTGTGGCAGCGGTGGGGAGGAACTACGAGTCACTGTGTGAGCAACAGCCTATTGGGAAGAAGTTGTTCCAGCAGTTTCTCCTGGCCTCCAACCCGCAGTACAAGGTCACTGCAGAGTTCCTGGAGGAGCTGAATGACTGGAGCTTTGCTGAGGATAAAGCCCGGGAGAAGGCCATGCAGAGTCTCGTTTCTAAGTTCTGCAAGCCTGAGTCCAAGAGTTTTCTCTCCTACCTTACTGCAGAGGCAGCTGACAGATGCAATGACTTATCAAACAAGAACTGTGATGAGGAGATATTGGATCAGATAAGAGAAGCCACAAGAGACTTCCTGAGGGGAAAACCTTTCTCGGAGTATCTCAACAGCCCCTTCTTTTACAGGTTCATGCAATGGAAGGAGTACGAGAAGCAGAGGGTCACTGACAAATACTTTTATGAGTTTAGGACTTTGGGAAAAGGTGGCTTTGGTGAG GTGTGTGCGGTGCAGGTGAAACACACTGGCAAGATGTACGCCTGCAAGAAGCTGGATAAGCGGCGCTTGAAGAAGAAAGGAAGCGAGAGGCTGGCACTTCAGGAGAAGGAGATCCTTGAGAAAGTCAACAGCCTCTTCATTGTAAACCTGGCCTACGCTTACGACAGCAAGAGCCACCTGTGCCTGGTCATGGACCTCATGAACGGAGGAGACCTCAGGTTCCACATCTACGAGCTTGGGGTGCGGGGAATTCGTCTGGAGCGTGTCGTTTACTACATGGCTCAGATAACCACCGGACTGCTCCACCTGCACTCCATGGACATCTTGTACCGGGATATGAAGCCTGAGAACGTTCTGCTGGATGCTAAAGGGCAGTGTCGGCTGTCGGACCTCGGGTTGGCTGTGGAGCTGCCGAACGGCAAAACGATCTGCCAGAGG GCTGGTACGACTGGTTACATGGCCCCTGAGATTCTGAAGCAGGAGTATTACCGCACGTCTGTGGACTGGTGGGCTCTGGGCTGCAGCCTCTATGAGATGGTGGCTGCACGTTTGCCTTTTAAAGACTTCAGAGAAAAGGTGCAAAACGAGGAGGTGACTCGTCGCACTCTGGAGGATGAGTGCAAGTTTGAACACAAGAACTTTGATGCTCCCACAAAAGATATCATCAGCCGCCTCCTCAAGAAGAAGGTGACTAATCGCCTTGGGAGCCG TGGTGAAGACCCAAGAAACCATCACTTTTTCAAGAGCATCAATTTCCTCCGTCTGGAGGCCGGGCTTTTGGAGCCCCCCTGGGTGCCAAAATCCGACGTGGTCTATGCCAAGGACATGGGCAAGTTCAGGGACTCCTCAGAGATCGAGGATATTAAGTTTGAGGCCAAGGATGAGAAATTCTTCAAGCAGTTCAGCACAGGCGCAGTGTCCATCCAGTGGCAGAAGGAGATGATCGACAGCGGAGTGTTTGACGAATTGAGCAACCCGAAAATGAACAGCCTCGGCTGTGAGACTGTGTGGAAATCCAGGATGTGCATTATTGTGTAA
- the rnf7 gene encoding RING-box protein 2: protein MDDGDEPGIVLSHNTSSGSKSGGDKMFSLKKWNAVAMWSWDVECDTCAICRVQVMDACLRCQAENKQEDCVVVWGECNHSFHNCCMSLWVKQNNRCPLCQQDWVVQRIGK, encoded by the exons ATGGATGACGGTGATGAGCCGGGGATCGTCCTCTCTCACAACACTTCTTCAGGCTCTAAGTCGGGCGGGGACAAGATGTTTTCCCTAAAGAAGTGGAACGCTGTGGCGATGTGGAGCTGGGACGTTGAGTGCGATACTTGTGCCATTTGCCGGGTACAAGTGATGG aCGCTTGTCTTCGATGCCAGGCGGAAAACAAACAGGAGGATTGTGTTG TTGTGTGGGGCGAGTGCAACCACTCCTTCCATAACTGCTGCATGTCCCTTTGGGTGAAGCAGAACAATCGCTGTCCCCTCTGTCAGCAGGACTGGGTCGTTCAGAGAATCGGCAAATAA